The Deltaproteobacteria bacterium genome contains a region encoding:
- a CDS encoding N-6 DNA methylase has product MAIKKSDLYSSIWASCDELRGGMDASQYKDYVLFMLFIKYITDKYGNSTDFAPPVTIPKGASFKDMIALKGKSDIGDKINTQIIQPLIDANARLARSDFPDFNDPNKLGEGQAMVDRLTNLVGIFQKPELDFSQNRADHDDLLGDAYEYLMRHFATESGKSKGQFYTPSEVSRVIAKVIGISPKNTKASTTAYDPTCGSGSLLLKVAAEAGKHITLEGQEKDVTTAGLARMNMILHDFPTANILSGNTLAAPKFKDGEKLRTYDYVVANPPFSDKTWTTGLTPAKDPFQRFTWGEPPAKQGDYAYLLHIVRSMKSTGKGACILPHGVLFRGNAEAVIREKLVRSGYLKGIIGLPANLFYGTGIPACILVLDKENAAGRKGVFMIDASKGFIKDGPKNRLREQDLHRIVDTFTKQVDVPRYARMVPFDEIADAKNDFNLNLPRYIDSAEPEDLHDIDGHLRGGIPERDLDALDAYWNVLPSVRDLLFESAGRPGYASLKMPLANVKASILSHSEFTAFQQRATKTFADWRKAARSKLVEFDRGGHPRVLIESIAEDLLTAFRAVPLLDAYDVYQHLMDYWAEAMQDDCYLIAADGWVAAPTQVIETDKRGKKKEKGWACDLVPKTFIVARYFAKEQAALQVKQAELEASESAIAALEEDHGGEEGFLGALDKIGKAEVNARLKEVKGDKEAMEECTVLEQWLQLTEQAASLKRALKEQDASLDALALGKYPKLTRADIKTLVIDDKWMARLSASVQGELDRVSQSLTSRVRELAERYATSLPKLTQEVVALNAKVETHLSQMGALWN; this is encoded by the coding sequence ATGGCCATCAAGAAGTCTGACCTCTACTCCTCGATCTGGGCCTCGTGCGACGAGCTTCGCGGCGGCATGGATGCCAGCCAGTACAAGGACTACGTCCTGTTCATGCTGTTCATCAAGTACATCACGGACAAGTACGGGAACAGCACCGACTTCGCCCCGCCCGTCACCATCCCGAAGGGCGCGAGCTTCAAAGACATGATCGCGCTCAAGGGCAAGAGCGACATCGGCGACAAGATCAACACGCAGATCATCCAGCCGCTCATCGACGCCAACGCGCGACTCGCCCGCAGCGACTTCCCCGACTTCAACGACCCGAACAAGCTCGGCGAAGGCCAGGCGATGGTCGATCGCTTGACCAACCTGGTTGGCATCTTCCAGAAGCCTGAGCTCGACTTCTCGCAGAACCGGGCCGACCACGACGATCTGCTCGGTGACGCCTACGAATACCTCATGCGCCACTTCGCGACCGAGAGTGGCAAGAGCAAGGGCCAGTTCTACACGCCCTCCGAGGTCAGCCGCGTCATCGCCAAGGTGATCGGCATCTCGCCGAAGAACACGAAGGCCTCGACCACCGCCTACGACCCGACCTGCGGCTCGGGCTCGCTGCTCCTGAAGGTGGCGGCCGAGGCAGGCAAGCACATCACGCTGGAGGGGCAGGAGAAGGACGTCACCACGGCGGGCTTGGCCCGTATGAACATGATCCTGCACGACTTCCCGACGGCGAACATCCTGTCGGGCAACACGCTGGCCGCCCCGAAGTTCAAGGACGGCGAGAAGCTCCGCACTTACGACTACGTCGTCGCCAATCCACCGTTCTCCGACAAGACCTGGACCACCGGCCTCACGCCGGCGAAGGACCCGTTTCAGCGCTTCACGTGGGGCGAACCCCCGGCCAAGCAGGGCGACTACGCCTACCTCCTCCACATCGTTCGCTCGATGAAGAGCACGGGCAAGGGCGCGTGCATCTTGCCCCACGGCGTGCTCTTTCGCGGCAACGCCGAGGCTGTCATTCGCGAGAAACTCGTTCGCTCGGGCTACTTGAAAGGCATCATCGGACTGCCCGCGAACCTCTTCTACGGCACCGGCATCCCCGCCTGCATCCTCGTTCTCGACAAGGAGAACGCGGCCGGTCGCAAGGGCGTGTTCATGATCGACGCTTCCAAGGGGTTCATCAAGGACGGCCCCAAGAACCGCCTCCGCGAGCAAGACCTCCACCGCATCGTCGACACCTTCACCAAGCAGGTCGACGTGCCCCGCTACGCCCGCATGGTGCCGTTCGACGAGATCGCCGACGCGAAGAACGACTTCAATCTGAACCTGCCGCGCTACATCGACAGTGCCGAACCCGAGGATCTGCACGACATCGACGGCCACCTTCGTGGTGGCATCCCCGAGCGGGACCTCGACGCCCTGGATGCGTACTGGAACGTGCTGCCCAGCGTGCGCGACCTGTTGTTCGAGTCAGCGGGCCGCCCTGGCTATGCGAGTCTCAAGATGCCGCTCGCCAACGTGAAGGCGTCGATCCTTAGCCACTCCGAGTTCACCGCGTTCCAGCAGCGGGCGACGAAGACGTTTGCCGACTGGAGAAAAGCAGCAAGGTCGAAGCTCGTCGAGTTCGACAGGGGAGGGCACCCAAGGGTGCTCATCGAGAGCATCGCCGAGGACCTGCTCACCGCGTTCCGAGCGGTGCCGCTGCTCGACGCCTACGATGTCTACCAGCACCTCATGGACTACTGGGCCGAGGCGATGCAGGACGACTGCTACCTCATCGCCGCCGATGGCTGGGTGGCGGCACCGACGCAGGTCATCGAGACCGACAAGAGGGGCAAGAAGAAGGAGAAAGGCTGGGCGTGCGACCTCGTGCCCAAGACCTTCATTGTCGCGCGCTACTTCGCGAAAGAGCAGGCCGCTCTCCAGGTCAAGCAGGCCGAGCTCGAGGCCTCCGAGTCGGCGATCGCCGCGCTCGAGGAGGACCACGGCGGCGAGGAGGGCTTCCTCGGCGCGCTCGACAAGATCGGGAAGGCGGAGGTCAACGCGCGGCTCAAGGAGGTCAAGGGAGACAAGGAGGCGATGGAAGAGTGCACCGTGCTCGAGCAGTGGCTCCAGCTCACGGAGCAGGCGGCCTCACTCAAGCGTGCGCTGAAGGAGCAGGACGCGTCCCTCGACGCGCTGGCCCTCGGCAAGTACCCAAAGCTCACCAGGGCGGACATCAAGACGCTGGTCATCGACGACAAGTGGATGGCCCGGCTGTCGGCGTCCGTGCAGGGCGAGCTGGACCGCGTTTCGCAGTCGCTGACGAGCCGGGTGCGCGAGCTGGCCGAGCGGTATGCGACGTCGCTGCCGAAGCTCACCCAGGAGGTGGTAGCGCTCAATGCGAAGGTGGAGACGCACC